The nucleotide window TCGACCTCTTCGAAGTTTTTATCGAAGATGACCGCCCAGAGTTCGCCCTTCAGGCCATGGGCTTCTTTGAACTTGCCGACTTTCTTCCAAGACACGGGGCTCTCCAAAAACAAAAAGGGGATCGAATGATCCCCTTCATAAAACGCGTTTTAAAAATTCGCGAATCTTTATTCGTGCGTTTATTCAACAATCTCGAGCACGCTGCGTTTTTGCAGCTTGGTCGAGGCCGCGCTGAGGATGGTGCGCATCGAGCGCGCGGTCCGTCCCTGCTTACCGATGACCTTACCCAGATCGTTTTTTGCGACTTTCAACTCGACGACGGTCGTTTGTTCGCCCTCGACTTCAGTCACTTCCACTTCGTCGGGCTGATCCACAAGGGATTTCGCCATGAACTCGACGAGGTCTTTCAAACTCGAATCACTCATTGTCTTCTCCAGATGATCTTCGCCGGATCGTTTTCACGACCGAACAAACTCCGAGTTTCGCCCAAAAACTTAGAAGCGAACTCGTCGGTGCGAAAATCTTCGCGGCCGAGTTCGCTTCAATTGATTTTCCGGGACAACCGGAGGTGAGGAATCGGTGGATTACTTCGCCGCTTCGGCGATTTTCATCACCGTGCGAACGCGGTCCGAGGGTTGTGCACCCTTCTTGATCCACTCTTGAGCCTTGGCCAGGTCCATATCGACCTTCTTGTCTTGGCCACGGGGAACGGGGTTGTAGTAACCCAGAATCTCAATGAATTTACCAGTCACATAACGACGAGAATCCGCAACGGTAATGCGGTACTTAGGTTCATGCTTCGATCCAACGCGTGCCAGGCGAATCACAACGGCCATGGTCACTCCTTTCAAAAACGAGAGAACGTGATAACTGCATTTACGGGGCTTGGCAATACATTAAAATGGGAGGCCTTTTCCACGGCCCATGCCCATTTTCATGAGTCCCGACATCATCTTCTTGGCCTCGTCAAACTGGCGTACCAAGCGGTTCACATCCTGAACTTGAGTTCCGGAACCTTTCGCGATCCGCTCACGGCGCGACGCATTCAAAACCCGGGGATCCCGCCGCTCTTGGGGGGTCATGGAGCGAATGACGGCTTCGATCTTTTTGATCTCATCGTCCGGCGGTGCCATGCCCTTCATCTGCTTCGTCAGCTGACCCGCGCCGGGTAAGAATTTCAGCAGGGACTCGAATCCACCGAGCTTTTTGAGCGTTTGGATCTGGCTCAAGAAGTCCTCCAGGGTGAATTCGTTCTTCATCATCTTCTTGGCGGAGTCGCGGGCTTCCTTCTCGGAAACGACGTCCGCGGCCTTCTCCACGAGGCTCAGGACATCCCCCATGTCGAGGATCCGCTTCGCCAAACGATCAGGATGGAACACCTCAAGCGCGGCGACTTTTTCACCGACTCCCAGGAACTTGATCGGAACGCCCGTCACTTCGCGAATCGAAAGCGCCGCGCCCCCGCGCGCGTCCCCGTCCACCTTCGTGAGCACGAGGCCGGTGAGCCCCAGCTTCTGGTTGAAACCTTCGGCGACGTTTACGGCCTGCTGACCGAGCATCGCGTCCGCGACGAGCAGGATCTCTTGCGGTTGCCCCAGGCCTTTCAGGCGGACGAGTTCGTCCATCAGGGCTTCATCGATCTGCAAACGGCCCGCGGTATCGAGGATCAAAACGTCGACGAGGTTATCCTCCGCCCACCTGCGCGCGGCGGTCAGGATCTCTTCGGGTTTTTGCTCGGGCTTCGAGGGATAAACCGGAATGTTATTCTGTTTTCCCAGCGTCTGGAGCTGTTCGATCGCGGCGGGACGGTAGATATCCGCCGGGACCAGCCCCGGTTTTTTACCGAGCTTCTGCCGGATGTAGAGCGCGAGCTTCGCGCTGGTCGTGGTTTTCCCGGCCCCCTGCAGACCCACCATCATGAGGATCGAGGGCTTCTCGCGGCAGTTGATGTCGACCGCGTCCCCGCCCAACGTGGCGACGAGCTCGTCGTGGAAGATTTTGACGAACTGCTGGCCCGGGTTCACGTTCCCCAGAACCTCGTGGCCGAGGGCTTTTTGTTTCACCCGCTCCAGGAGAGATTTGACGACCTTGAAATTGACGTCGGCTTCCAGAAGCGAAAGACGAATTTCCTTCAGCGCGTCTTCGATGTTGGTTTCCGAGATCTTGTGCTGACCCCGGATCTTCTTCACGCTGGAAAGAATCTTTTCTTGGAGCTGATCGAACATCGCTGTCCCCTTTTTATCTCGCCCGCGAGATCGACGTCGCGAACTCGATCTCGGGATTTTCTTTTTTCGCCCAGTTGAGGTCCCACTCCTGCTCCAGCAGGATCACGGGCTGGTCGATCATATCGCGGTAAATCGTGAAGTTCCCTTTGAGCTGGTCGACGGGCTTTCCGTCCAAACGCGGCCAGCGCGCCACCGTGAGCGCCAGACGGTGCAGCTTGCAATCGAGGTTGTATTCGTCCTGCATCCGGCGCACGAGCACCTCGAACTGCAGCTCCCCGATGGCGCCGATGACGGGATCTTGCGCGCCGATGAACGGATCGATGAAGAGCTGGATCGCGCCCTCCTCGGACAGGTGCGAGAGCGCCTCTTGCATTTTTTTGCGCTTCATCGCGTCCGGCACCGTCATGCGGGCGAACAGCTCGGGCGCGAATTTCGGGATATCCTCGAACTGGACCTTCGTTTCCGAGCCGACGGAATCGCCGATCGCGAAATTGCCCGTGTCGTTCACGCCGACGATGTCGCCGGCGAAGGCCTCATCGACCGTCTCCCGATCGGCCGCCACGAACTGGTTCGAATACGCGAGCCGCACTTCCTTATCCAGGCGCGAGTGCTTGATCTTCATGCCGCGCTCGAAACGCCCCGAGCAGATGCGCAAAAACGCGACGCGATCGCGATGGCGGCGATCCATATTCGCCTGGATCTTGAAAACGAAACCCGTGAAATTCGCATCGAGCACCGAGACATCCGTCCCGTCTTTCGTGCGCCGGGGTTGCGGCCCCGGAGCGTACTGACAGAAGAAATCCAGGAAGGTGTTCACGCCGAAGTTCTGCTTCGCCGAACCCCACGTGAGAGGCGAAATCTCGCCGCGCAGAAAGGCCTCGTGATCGAACGGCGGCAAGACGCCCTCGATCAGGTCGAGCTCTTCCAGCGTCTGCGCGTAGACCTCGGGATGGACCTTGTCGCGCCAGACGGGATCGCGGAAGTCGTTTACCTTGATGATCTCGACCTCGTCCCCTTCGCGGCGCTGATCGTAAAGCATCACTTCTTTGCGGATGCGGTGATAGATGCCCGCGAAGCGCTGCCCGATGCCGATCGGCCAGGTCAACGGGTAGCAGGTCATCTTCAACGTGGTTTCGACCTCGTCCAGAAGTTCCAAAGGGGATTTCCCCTCGCGGTCGAGCTTGTTGATGAACGTGAAGATCGGGACATTCCGCAGGCGGCAGACGTCGTAAAGTTTTTTGGTCCGCTCCTCGACGCCCTTGGCGACGTCGATCAGCATGCACGCCGAGTCCACGGCCATCAAAACGCGGTAGGTATCCTCCGAGAAGTCTTTGTGACCGGGGGTATCCAGCAGATTCACGCGCAACTTGGAATAGTCGAACGTCATCACCGAGGACGTGATCGAAATCCCCTTTTCGCGCTCCATTTCCATCCAGTCCGAAGTTACCGCCTTGGTCCCGCGCTTGCCTTTGACCTCGCCGGCCTCGTGAATGACGCCGCCGTGGTACAGGAGCTTTTCGGTCAACGTGGTCTTTCCCGCATCGGGGTGGGAGATGATCGCAAAGGTGCGTCGGCGCAGGATTTCTTCGGCTACAGGGGGTGCAACGTTCATGATCGGCGCAGAATGCAGGACCGGGCCTGAAAAGGCAACCTGTTGCCCGGTGTCATGTGGACAAGAAAGGCCCGCGGCGCTATGAGAAGGCTCAACCTTTTGGGCTTGAACCCCAAGCGAGGCTAAATGCAAGACGCCAAGAGCGACACCCGGACGATCTGGTCGATTTCGACCTTCTATTTTTTCACTCCCCTTGAAAACCTGCCCGATTGGGAAGCGCGCCTCGAAGCCGAAGCGGAACGACTTGGCGTCAAAGGTCTTTTCATTCTGGGCGCGGAAGGCCTGAATTCGACGTTCGGCGCGCCCTCGGCTGAGGCCTGCGCGGCTTTCAAAAACTGGGTGCGTGAAAGCTTCAATCAGCCGAACCTCTTCTTCAAAGATTCAGAAAGTCCCGTGCAGCCTTTCCCGCAAATCAAAATCAAAGTGCGTCCCGAAATCGTGACCGCCGGCCTGCCGGGCGTTCTTCCGCCGACGGGCAAGAATCGCCACCTCACGCCCGCGGAATGGGATCAGGTTTTGGAAAACGAAGACGTCGCCGTCATCGACACGAGGAACGACTACGAATACCGCATCGGTACCTTTAAGGGCGCCATCGACCCGCAAATCCCCCAGTTCACCGACTTCCCGAAATTTTTCGAAGCGCAGAACTACGCACCCGACAAAAAGATCCTGATCTTCTGCACGGGCGGCATCCGCTGCGAAAAAGGCATCCTGGAGCTGGAACGCCAAGGCTACGCCAACGTCTATCAGCTCGAAGGCGGCATCTTGAATTATTTAAAAGAGCGCCCGCACCGCAACTTCAAAGGCGAATGTTTCGTCTTCGACAACCGCGTGGCGCTGACGCAAGATCTGAAAGAGTCGAGCGTCTACCAACTCTGCCCCCACTGCGGAGAGCCCGGCGAGCTGAAGATCCACTGCGTTCGCTGCGATACCGAAGCCCAGCTTTGTCCGAAGTGTCTTGAGAAACAGACGCCCGCGCACGCGACGTGTTCAAAGAACTGCGCGCACCACCATCGACTGAGCCCCCTCAAAAAGGGCCGCCGTCAGGTGCGTGACTGGGCGACGTTCAAAACCGTGAAAACTTAGAAGACCCAAGCCAGGCCGATGCATTGGCCCATCGTGGTCCGCGCGTACGACACGGTATTGAGCGTCGTCGCGTCGATCTCTTCGCCGAGAGTCGGCGAGTAATAGAACAGTTTCGCCGAAACGGCCGCGTTGTCGGCGAACCAGTAGTTCACGCCAATGTCGAAACGCAGACTGGTCCCGCGCAGCTCGACGGAATTCGTTCCGTCGCTGTACTTCACCGTCGATTTCAGATTGTAAGTCAGGCTCGAGGTGAAGAGTTTCCCCCGCCCGAAAAATCCACCGAACTTGATTCCCATATCCGTCCCGTTCCACGTGGTCGCGGTCCCGGGATTAAAGCTTGAGGTATAGCCACCGAAGGCGAAAGAAACGTACAAATCGCGTTTCCCGATCGGGATCCCCACCGCCAGGTCGTAGGCCATCAGCGAATTCGTGGTCGTCGTCGCCGTCTTCACGCTGTCGTTCGCGTAAGCGACGTTCAAGTCAAGAATGCCCGCCCGCGCGAACTGCGCCCCCAAGGAAACCAAAATGACGAGAAAAATTTGCGCCATACCCCATTTTGACGATGGAGCCGCGGCGCTGAAAAGTCCTATTCCGTGTTTTAGTCGTCGAGGCCGGACGCTTCGGTTTCATTCGAAGGCGCGCGCTGGACGTAAGGCAGGACCGGAGTCGGACCTTCCGCCGGGCCGCCCAGGGAGTCTTTGAGTCCCGCAAGCTCGCTCAGCGCGTCCGGCTTGATGAGCGGATCGTTGAAGAAGCGAAGATCCGCCTGAATGCGATTACGGCGCGGTTCATCCAGTGCGGTGAGCGGCTGACCAAAGTACAGATAGGCCAGATCCTCTTCGGGCGTCGACGCTTGCAGCGTGCTCGCCATGCGGAACCAACCCCCTTTCGTCATCAGCATCGGATTGACCGCGACCTGGCTCGTGTAAGCGCCGCGCTGGTGTTCGAAGATCAAGCCTCGAGCCATCACGGTTAACAACGTCTGGCCTTGGCTCACGCGGTAAGGGATGTGCTGCAGATTCATTTGTCCCGTCACGGGCGTCGTCAGCAACATGGTTTTGATGTCCCCACGTCCCTCGAACCGCAGACTCAACCGATGAATCGGCCAGTAGCCCCGCAGATAGTGCCCCGGCGACCAATCGCTCACGCTCACTTGAGTTCCCAGCGCCTGACGACGCACTTTCAACTTCTGGCGGAAGCCCGCGGCTTCAAGATTCACGTCCGGCCAAGTGCCGTTGATTTCAAAATTCAGATCCAGATCGGCACGCAAGGCTTCGGGAAACAGCCCTTGGCGAAGCACCACCTGCACGGGCCCGTCCGTCTTGAAAACCCCGTCATCCCACGCGAACCCCGCAAGCCCCAACGAAAGGTCTTTGCTGTCGACGTAGACCCGTTCGAGCGCGAAACGTTTTCCCTGCATCGAGAGCCCCGACAAAAAGAAACGTTTCAGATCAATCAAACGCCCCGCCAAATCGAGCTTGACGTTATTCAAGTCGACCTCGTCGACGCGAAGGCGCGGCACCGTGATGCGCTCCCGGGCTCGACGCGGCCGTTTTTCGGGAACGACCTCGTCCGCCGTGATCGTCGCTTCTTCCGTAATTCCGCTTTCATCCCGCTGAAACACCAGGTTGGCCCGCGCGATAGAGATCTTGCGGATATGATAGTCGTCATCCGACATCGCGCGGAAGCTCGCCTCGACATCGATGAAAAGATCTTCGAGCTCGATTTTTTCGCCGCTCTCTTCCCAGTCGATGCGTTTGATCATGAAGCCGTTTGTGAGGTTTCCGGAGATCCCTTTCATCCGGACTCCCTTGGCGTAATAACCCTGCTGCAAACGTTCGAGCGGCCATGCGGTATGGAACAAGCGGTAATAAAATCCGCCCCCCAAAAGCAGAGCCAGTCCCGCCAATATCCCGAATCCGCGCGCGAGCTGCATACCAAGGGCGACCTCGGGCACGGGCTTCAACGAGACCACTTTCGTTTTACCGAAATAGTCGTGCATCGCGCGACGGTCTTCCGTAAAAAGCGCCGGCAGATAACCCAGCCCCAACGTCAAACCGCAGAGGCTACGGCCAAGAATATCCCGCAAGAAAAGTCGCCCGACAGAGAGCGCCTCGCCGGGTTCGGTCGAGACGATCCGCAGACCCATCAAGTGTTTACCCAAAGTCCGTTGATACTTCTGATGTCCGTAGATGAAATACGAGATCAAGATCAGCAGATTGGCCGTGGTTTTGAAGCCCGAATCGCCCAAAACCGCATCCAGGATCCGCGTGAAGATTCCCAAGATCAAAATATCGATGGTCCAAGCGATCACACGCTGTTCAAACGACGCCGCCGAGAACTCGGAATAGTCTTTCGCGCGTTCCGCATCGCTCATAAAGCCTTGATAAGCATTCCCCGAAGGGTTCATGGGCAAGCCCGGAGGACGTTTATCCTGCATAAGAGTCCTTCCGGATCGCGAGCCAAAGTCCCATTTTCTCGAGGAACTGCGCGAGCCCTTCGTTCCGGAGGGCCGAGTTTTGAATCGACTCGATGAAGTCCGGCTCCTGCAGAACCGACTCGGAGAGTTTGCGTAAACGCTCTTCAAGTTCGGGGAAACCCCGCTCTTCCATGCCCCACAGCACGTGCACCAGTAAAATCCATTCCGCGCGCCGCTCGTCCGTTTCCACGAACTTCGCCATGGATTTACGAAGCATCCCCGGGTCGATCTTCAGTCCATCGCCCTTCAGCCAATCAAGGGGAACCTTATCCACGAACTCTTTGTGCTGCAGATTGCGCTCGAGGATTTCGGGCCACTCGTGTTTCAGGAACTCGGCCATCCCTTGATCCTTCGGATTCTCTTTCATGAGCATCGCGCCCGACACCAGAAGACCCGTCGCCGCTTGCGGGCTTGAGGGATTCATCCTCATCCAGTCCTTATAGGTCTGGAACAAACGAAGCGGCTTGAGCGTACGCTGCGCTTTGATCTGGATGATCGCCTCGTAGGGATAGATGATCCCCGGCGCCAACGGATAAAACTTTTGGTAAGCGGCCGCGCACAGAAAGCCCACGAAGAGGCCCACCAGATGCGCCGAATGCGCGACGTTCGAACCGTCGATCGAGGCGACGCCGAGCACTTCCTCCGCGACGATCCACGCCGCGAAATACAGAAGGACCGGGATCATCACCACGCGATTGGAAACGAAGAAAAATGAAACCCAAAGTCGCATGCGTTGTTTGAAGAAGAGCGCCACGAACGCTCCCGCGATCCCGAAGACATTGGCCGAGGCGCCCAGGATGTACAACCCCTGCGACGGGAAAAGCGCGTGGCTCATGATCCCCGCGGTGCCGCTCAAAAGATAAACTCCGACGAAGGTGCCGAGCCCCAAACGCTGCTCGACCGGCAGCGCGAGCAACAGCAAAAACACCATGTTCCCGATCAAATGCATCCAATCCGCGTGCAGAAACTGCGCGCGCATCAGCGCGATCGGATCGAAATTCT belongs to Pseudobdellovibrionaceae bacterium and includes:
- the rpsP gene encoding 30S ribosomal protein S16, producing the protein MAVVIRLARVGSKHEPKYRITVADSRRYVTGKFIEILGYYNPVPRGQDKKVDMDLAKAQEWIKKGAQPSDRVRTVMKIAEAAK
- a CDS encoding KH domain-containing protein translates to MSDSSLKDLVEFMAKSLVDQPDEVEVTEVEGEQTTVVELKVAKNDLGKVIGKQGRTARSMRTILSAASTKLQKRSVLEIVE
- a CDS encoding peptide chain release factor 3, which codes for MNVAPPVAEEILRRRTFAIISHPDAGKTTLTEKLLYHGGVIHEAGEVKGKRGTKAVTSDWMEMEREKGISITSSVMTFDYSKLRVNLLDTPGHKDFSEDTYRVLMAVDSACMLIDVAKGVEERTKKLYDVCRLRNVPIFTFINKLDREGKSPLELLDEVETTLKMTCYPLTWPIGIGQRFAGIYHRIRKEVMLYDQRREGDEVEIIKVNDFRDPVWRDKVHPEVYAQTLEELDLIEGVLPPFDHEAFLRGEISPLTWGSAKQNFGVNTFLDFFCQYAPGPQPRRTKDGTDVSVLDANFTGFVFKIQANMDRRHRDRVAFLRICSGRFERGMKIKHSRLDKEVRLAYSNQFVAADRETVDEAFAGDIVGVNDTGNFAIGDSVGSETKVQFEDIPKFAPELFARMTVPDAMKRKKMQEALSHLSEEGAIQLFIDPFIGAQDPVIGAIGELQFEVLVRRMQDEYNLDCKLHRLALTVARWPRLDGKPVDQLKGNFTIYRDMIDQPVILLEQEWDLNWAKKENPEIEFATSISRAR
- the ffh gene encoding signal recognition particle protein — its product is MFDQLQEKILSSVKKIRGQHKISETNIEDALKEIRLSLLEADVNFKVVKSLLERVKQKALGHEVLGNVNPGQQFVKIFHDELVATLGGDAVDINCREKPSILMMVGLQGAGKTTTSAKLALYIRQKLGKKPGLVPADIYRPAAIEQLQTLGKQNNIPVYPSKPEQKPEEILTAARRWAEDNLVDVLILDTAGRLQIDEALMDELVRLKGLGQPQEILLVADAMLGQQAVNVAEGFNQKLGLTGLVLTKVDGDARGGAALSIREVTGVPIKFLGVGEKVAALEVFHPDRLAKRILDMGDVLSLVEKAADVVSEKEARDSAKKMMKNEFTLEDFLSQIQTLKKLGGFESLLKFLPGAGQLTKQMKGMAPPDDEIKKIEAVIRSMTPQERRDPRVLNASRRERIAKGSGTQVQDVNRLVRQFDEAKKMMSGLMKMGMGRGKGLPF
- a CDS encoding RDD family protein — encoded protein: MQDKRPPGLPMNPSGNAYQGFMSDAERAKDYSEFSAASFEQRVIAWTIDILILGIFTRILDAVLGDSGFKTTANLLILISYFIYGHQKYQRTLGKHLMGLRIVSTEPGEALSVGRLFLRDILGRSLCGLTLGLGYLPALFTEDRRAMHDYFGKTKVVSLKPVPEVALGMQLARGFGILAGLALLLGGGFYYRLFHTAWPLERLQQGYYAKGVRMKGISGNLTNGFMIKRIDWEESGEKIELEDLFIDVEASFRAMSDDDYHIRKISIARANLVFQRDESGITEEATITADEVVPEKRPRRARERITVPRLRVDEVDLNNVKLDLAGRLIDLKRFFLSGLSMQGKRFALERVYVDSKDLSLGLAGFAWDDGVFKTDGPVQVVLRQGLFPEALRADLDLNFEINGTWPDVNLEAAGFRQKLKVRRQALGTQVSVSDWSPGHYLRGYWPIHRLSLRFEGRGDIKTMLLTTPVTGQMNLQHIPYRVSQGQTLLTVMARGLIFEHQRGAYTSQVAVNPMLMTKGGWFRMASTLQASTPEEDLAYLYFGQPLTALDEPRRNRIQADLRFFNDPLIKPDALSELAGLKDSLGGPAEGPTPVLPYVQRAPSNETEASGLDD
- a CDS encoding rhomboid family intramembrane serine protease, with product MATLTIVVLVFFYSVMNMRVSTNFLEAYMELPERRAYQVELKAYLVGECPKYVDKYGCQIFNKEIQPEQLSDAGYVRRLLENRTTGPREKPLTGTQLDQLETLVKPWTKERDILRMNEPGPAFEKLKASLIASENATRDLLKKHKLFSSKNFDPIALMRAQFLHADWMHLIGNMVFLLLLALPVEQRLGLGTFVGVYLLSGTAGIMSHALFPSQGLYILGASANVFGIAGAFVALFFKQRMRLWVSFFFVSNRVVMIPVLLYFAAWIVAEEVLGVASIDGSNVAHSAHLVGLFVGFLCAAAYQKFYPLAPGIIYPYEAIIQIKAQRTLKPLRLFQTYKDWMRMNPSSPQAATGLLVSGAMLMKENPKDQGMAEFLKHEWPEILERNLQHKEFVDKVPLDWLKGDGLKIDPGMLRKSMAKFVETDERRAEWILLVHVLWGMEERGFPELEERLRKLSESVLQEPDFIESIQNSALRNEGLAQFLEKMGLWLAIRKDSYAG